One segment of Rhodopirellula baltica SH 1 DNA contains the following:
- a CDS encoding PVC-type heme-binding CxxCH protein, whose translation MKNDVLPTTSWSWVAAFACTVLSWNMLATEAQSADGSEKSILLIAGKPSHGYGAHEHYAGLKVLEQSLLEANPNLKTEVVRGWPSDASKVESADSIVLYSDGQGRHVAFDHRDELRALLKRGGGLVCLHYATEMSPGESGDDMVELLGGHFEIHYSVNPHWIAKFDSLPEHPITHGVDSFSTNDEWYFHLRFSDKGKLTPILQAVAPESTMRRPDSAHTGNPHARKSVAAGELQTVAWAYEPEIGGRSFGFTGGHHHWNWSHVPVRRLVTNAIRWTAGDDPTTEAGSLQPIPAEQLMADQDFEPPKKFDLKAVAKEFDIPLNTQTKSKDGSKKKQPSKQSTSAVTPQLLYVSPLVTTATPDHRVSIEVDLSGVDEVARRKLFLVVSEGGNDYSCDHVAWLDPTLHGAKGTSDLVEQGWVTARAGWGEVRKNANCSGGPVLVQNQPAGKASIGTHAPSVIEFDVPPGFDKLTVTGALESGGTNQQNGNNTSVRFAVYASAAPNDLNEVDAKAVDQQRLPEQAVAGLEVAEGLEVTLMGSEPDLSSLTNLDIDHRGRVWVCDVMNYRRNQGARPEGDRILILEDTTGDGNLDHIHTYYQGRDIDSAMGICVLGNEVIVSASPTIWKFTDTDGDDVPDSKVALFTETGQPQHDHSAHSFLFGDDGKLYWNFGNTGMQVKDANGETVVDIHGRAVVDDGKPLFGGMPFRCDLDGSNFEVLAHNFRNNWETTVDSFGALWQSDNDDDGNRGTRINFVMEQGNYGYRDERTGASWRADRINLEDEIPLQHWHLNDPGVVPNVLQTGAGSPSGICMYEGRLLPKRFWDEVIHCDPGPNVVRAYPMKTDGAGYSATIEPLITGTTDNWFRPADVCVAPDGSLFVTDWYDPGVGGHHQKDSDRGRLFRVAPPGVKYSVPKFDLSSVDGAIAAMKNPNRSVRYLAWQKLHAMGAEAEDALLSLYQDENPRFRARALWSLGRIVGQGRKYVEKALGDEDVNIRCTAIRLCKQLGLSVANVCGDAAGDSSAAVRRELAVALRFDESDAMPNVWAKLAQHYDGKDRWMLEALGIGSDLRAEECFASWMKANGGEWNTPAGRDLVWRLRTDDAAAKMVELLAGGMSGDETKRYFRSLEYHPDAVRGLVLRHLLPDENNGEEVDPQVLVRTVKRMPDFDPVKFPKTQLAITDYIRSRADDPDFVELVDQFEIRDMDDQLIATMLRQGDDNLSLSALRLLLKRKDGWNRFVSILDKDSKYDHGQLGRVVSLLGSLGNGRAIGLLAKTAGDAEMDYGLRSASVRAMAKSNGGAEELLKMTEEKKLPADTHLLAGGLLGRSANDEIAKRAKELLPQPAAADSKPLPPLDELVRLSGDSKKGMAIFRGVATCASCHIVDGFGKQVGPDLSEIGSKLSREAMFTSILAPSAGISHNYENMIALTEDGRVVNGVLVSETDEKLVLRTAEAIDLEFDQDEIVDVKKSEKSIMPENLHHTTDQQGLVDVVEYLMGLKKKS comes from the coding sequence ATGAAAAATGATGTCTTGCCGACCACCTCGTGGTCCTGGGTCGCCGCATTCGCGTGTACCGTTCTCTCTTGGAACATGTTGGCCACCGAGGCCCAGTCCGCCGATGGATCTGAAAAATCGATCCTGCTGATCGCGGGAAAACCTAGTCACGGTTACGGGGCTCATGAACACTACGCCGGCTTGAAGGTTCTCGAGCAATCTTTATTGGAAGCGAACCCGAATCTCAAAACCGAAGTCGTGCGTGGTTGGCCAAGCGATGCTTCCAAGGTGGAGTCGGCCGACAGCATTGTTCTCTACAGCGACGGGCAAGGCCGACATGTCGCGTTTGATCATCGCGATGAATTGCGAGCGTTGTTGAAACGCGGCGGAGGCCTGGTTTGTTTGCACTACGCAACTGAGATGTCGCCCGGTGAATCCGGCGATGACATGGTCGAGTTGTTGGGCGGGCACTTTGAAATTCACTACAGCGTCAATCCGCACTGGATCGCGAAATTTGATTCGTTGCCTGAGCATCCGATCACGCACGGTGTGGATTCGTTCTCGACCAATGACGAGTGGTACTTCCACTTGCGTTTTTCGGACAAAGGCAAGCTGACTCCGATCCTGCAGGCGGTTGCTCCCGAGTCAACGATGCGGCGTCCGGATAGTGCCCACACCGGCAACCCGCACGCTCGCAAGTCGGTTGCGGCGGGTGAACTGCAGACGGTCGCTTGGGCTTATGAACCCGAGATCGGCGGTCGCAGTTTTGGGTTCACCGGCGGACACCATCATTGGAATTGGTCGCACGTTCCCGTACGTCGATTGGTGACCAATGCGATTCGCTGGACGGCTGGTGATGATCCGACAACCGAGGCCGGTTCGTTGCAGCCAATCCCGGCGGAACAGTTGATGGCTGATCAAGACTTCGAACCACCGAAGAAGTTTGATCTGAAAGCAGTCGCGAAGGAATTCGACATCCCGTTGAATACTCAGACCAAATCAAAAGACGGATCGAAGAAGAAGCAACCGTCAAAGCAGTCCACTTCGGCGGTCACGCCACAACTGCTTTACGTTAGCCCGCTGGTGACAACGGCAACGCCGGACCATCGCGTTTCGATCGAGGTGGACTTGAGCGGAGTTGATGAAGTCGCCAGACGCAAATTGTTTTTGGTGGTCAGCGAAGGAGGCAACGACTATTCCTGCGATCATGTGGCTTGGTTGGATCCAACGTTGCATGGTGCAAAGGGAACGTCGGACTTGGTTGAACAAGGCTGGGTGACCGCGCGAGCGGGATGGGGCGAAGTTCGCAAGAATGCCAACTGTTCCGGTGGCCCGGTGCTGGTCCAAAACCAGCCCGCAGGCAAGGCATCGATTGGGACGCATGCTCCCAGCGTGATCGAATTCGATGTGCCGCCAGGCTTTGACAAATTGACCGTGACCGGGGCTTTGGAAAGTGGCGGCACCAACCAGCAGAACGGGAACAACACCAGCGTTCGTTTTGCCGTCTATGCCAGTGCCGCCCCCAACGATCTGAACGAGGTCGATGCGAAAGCGGTCGATCAACAGCGCTTGCCCGAACAGGCCGTCGCGGGTTTGGAGGTGGCCGAAGGTTTGGAGGTGACGTTGATGGGAAGCGAGCCGGATTTGTCCAGCCTGACCAATCTCGACATCGATCATCGCGGTCGCGTTTGGGTTTGCGATGTCATGAACTATCGCCGCAACCAAGGGGCTCGTCCTGAAGGCGATCGGATTCTGATTTTGGAAGACACCACGGGCGACGGCAATCTCGATCACATCCACACCTATTACCAAGGCCGCGACATTGATTCGGCAATGGGGATTTGTGTGCTCGGAAATGAAGTCATCGTTTCCGCCTCGCCAACGATTTGGAAATTCACGGACACCGACGGCGACGATGTTCCAGATTCGAAGGTTGCCTTGTTCACTGAAACGGGACAACCTCAGCACGATCACTCGGCTCACTCATTCTTGTTCGGTGATGACGGCAAGCTTTATTGGAACTTCGGCAACACTGGGATGCAGGTCAAGGATGCTAACGGCGAAACGGTCGTCGACATTCATGGTCGAGCCGTCGTCGACGATGGAAAGCCGTTGTTCGGCGGGATGCCATTTCGATGCGACTTGGATGGTTCAAACTTCGAAGTCCTCGCTCACAACTTTCGCAACAATTGGGAAACCACCGTCGACTCTTTCGGCGCGTTGTGGCAAAGCGACAACGATGATGATGGCAACCGCGGGACTCGTATCAACTTTGTGATGGAACAAGGCAACTACGGCTACCGAGACGAACGAACCGGTGCATCTTGGCGGGCCGATCGAATCAATCTGGAGGATGAGATTCCGCTGCAACACTGGCACTTGAACGACCCAGGCGTCGTTCCCAATGTTCTGCAAACCGGCGCTGGATCTCCGAGTGGAATTTGCATGTACGAAGGCCGCTTGTTGCCGAAGCGATTTTGGGACGAAGTGATCCACTGCGATCCGGGACCCAACGTTGTGAGGGCCTATCCAATGAAAACGGATGGTGCCGGGTATTCGGCGACCATCGAACCGTTGATTACTGGAACGACGGACAATTGGTTTCGTCCCGCGGATGTGTGCGTGGCTCCCGATGGATCGTTGTTCGTGACCGATTGGTACGATCCCGGCGTTGGTGGTCACCATCAAAAAGACAGTGATCGCGGACGACTTTTTCGGGTGGCTCCGCCGGGCGTGAAGTACTCAGTGCCGAAGTTTGATTTGTCGTCGGTCGATGGAGCCATCGCGGCGATGAAAAATCCGAACCGTTCAGTTCGCTATCTTGCTTGGCAAAAGCTGCACGCGATGGGTGCGGAAGCCGAAGATGCGTTGCTTTCGCTTTACCAAGACGAAAACCCTCGCTTTCGGGCACGGGCGTTGTGGTCGCTTGGCAGGATTGTAGGCCAAGGCCGGAAGTATGTGGAAAAGGCTCTCGGCGATGAAGACGTCAACATTCGTTGCACCGCGATTCGGTTGTGCAAACAACTTGGTCTCTCCGTTGCGAATGTTTGCGGCGATGCGGCTGGTGATTCTTCCGCTGCGGTCCGGCGTGAGCTGGCGGTCGCATTGCGGTTTGATGAATCCGATGCGATGCCGAACGTTTGGGCAAAGCTTGCTCAGCATTACGACGGAAAGGATCGCTGGATGTTGGAAGCTCTTGGCATCGGAAGTGATTTGCGAGCGGAGGAGTGCTTTGCCTCATGGATGAAGGCCAACGGAGGCGAATGGAACACGCCTGCGGGTCGAGATTTGGTTTGGCGTCTGCGAACCGACGATGCGGCCGCCAAGATGGTTGAGTTGTTGGCTGGTGGAATGTCCGGTGACGAAACCAAACGTTATTTCCGATCGCTGGAGTACCATCCCGATGCCGTTCGCGGATTGGTTCTTCGTCATTTGTTGCCTGATGAGAACAACGGGGAAGAAGTCGATCCGCAGGTTCTGGTTCGCACCGTGAAGCGGATGCCCGATTTCGATCCGGTGAAATTCCCGAAGACGCAATTGGCGATCACGGATTACATCCGAAGTCGCGCGGATGATCCGGACTTTGTCGAGCTGGTAGATCAGTTTGAAATTCGCGACATGGATGATCAGCTCATCGCAACGATGCTTCGTCAGGGAGACGACAATCTGTCGCTATCGGCATTGCGTTTGTTGTTGAAGCGAAAGGACGGATGGAACCGGTTCGTTAGCATTTTGGACAAAGACTCGAAGTACGATCATGGCCAACTCGGACGCGTGGTGTCGTTGCTTGGGTCGCTTGGCAACGGACGGGCGATCGGGTTGTTGGCGAAGACCGCAGGCGATGCGGAGATGGACTACGGACTGCGTAGTGCTTCCGTGCGTGCCATGGCCAAATCCAACGGTGGTGCGGAAGAATTGCTGAAGATGACGGAAGAGAAGAAGCTGCCCGCTGACACTCATTTGTTGGCAGGTGGTTTGCTTGGACGCAGTGCCAACGATGAGATCGCCAAACGTGCCAAGGAGTTGTTGCCGCAACCCGCGGCGGCGGACAGCAAGCCTCTGCCACCGCTGGACGAGCTGGTGCGTTTGAGTGGCGACTCTAAGAAGGGCATGGCAATCTTTCGTGGCGTCGCAACGTGTGCGAGCTGCCACATCGTGGATGGATTCGGAAAGCAAGTCGGCCCGGACTTGTCCGAGATCGGTTCGAAGCTTTCTCGCGAAGCGATGTTCACGTCGATTTTGGCACCCAGTGCCGGCATCAGTCACAACTACGAAAACATGATCGCGCTGACCGAAGATGGCCGCGTGGTCAACGGTGTTCTGGTTTCCGAGACGGATGAGAAGCTCGTGCTGCGAACGGCGGAAGCGATTGATTTGGAGTTCGATCAGGATGAGATCGTCGACGTTAAAAAGAGCGAGAAGTCGATCATGCCTGAGAACTTGCATCACACGACCGACCAACAAGGTTTGGTGGACGTTGTGGAGTATCTGATGGGGCTGAAGAAAAAGTCATGA
- the ppnP gene encoding pyrimidine/purine nucleoside phosphorylase, protein MQVNEYFDGNVTSIAFENGEGRATSGVMLVGDYEFGTSEKELMKIVSGKLEAKLPGEPGFRAYPAGSEFRIDANQKFQVRVIEPTAYLCFYS, encoded by the coding sequence ATGCAAGTCAACGAATACTTCGACGGCAACGTCACTTCCATCGCCTTCGAAAATGGCGAAGGCCGTGCGACGTCCGGCGTGATGCTGGTGGGCGACTACGAATTTGGAACCAGCGAAAAAGAGCTGATGAAAATCGTCTCGGGCAAACTGGAAGCCAAACTTCCCGGCGAACCTGGGTTTCGAGCTTACCCAGCCGGATCCGAGTTCCGAATCGATGCCAATCAAAAGTTCCAGGTTCGAGTGATCGAGCCCACCGCGTACCTCTGCTTTTACAGCTGA
- a CDS encoding DegT/DnrJ/EryC1/StrS family aminotransferase, with translation MDLPAEESFDVASDGWPAWPPKHAKLTIQIEKSVSEVLGDGQWGTYPETTAAKSEQAGVYERCRNSVGLAAGEWSAPDGITAFGGPAKVRLCPSGSSAIELALRALGVGPAGTKRIEAIQVILSAYDYPGNFRTVELLGGRPVLCDTQPTSGTRNGRTSTGISPSLESIEQIQAPPESILLVSHLHGQLIQSEKLADLCRQRKWFLVEDACQAMSAGRIKPNADGSTAFVPVGSFADWTTYSFGGSKPLTCGNGGALATEHEGKYQKLKGIVDRPSDTFPMSPLQCAALLPQLEWLAQSNRIRCHNAQRLSELDWASVGCAAVWDEDPNLIRAPYKFPVLAKNAEIRAKVIQQLRTIQLPCGEGFRAMHRTSDRRSSKPVSLANAANLSESLLVIDHRALLTPDVAERVAGCLSKMV, from the coding sequence TTGGATCTTCCCGCTGAAGAATCGTTCGACGTTGCCTCCGATGGGTGGCCGGCATGGCCGCCAAAACACGCGAAACTGACCATCCAGATCGAAAAATCGGTCTCAGAAGTCTTAGGTGATGGTCAGTGGGGCACGTATCCCGAGACCACCGCTGCCAAAAGTGAACAAGCCGGTGTCTACGAGCGTTGCCGGAACTCGGTGGGTCTGGCCGCGGGGGAATGGTCTGCGCCAGACGGAATCACGGCATTCGGGGGCCCCGCCAAAGTCCGGTTGTGTCCGTCAGGATCGTCCGCGATCGAGTTGGCTCTACGAGCATTGGGAGTTGGACCGGCCGGTACAAAGCGGATCGAGGCGATTCAGGTGATTTTGTCCGCCTACGATTACCCCGGCAATTTTCGAACTGTCGAATTGCTGGGCGGACGCCCGGTGCTGTGCGACACGCAGCCCACTTCGGGGACGCGGAACGGCCGAACTTCAACGGGAATCTCGCCGTCGCTCGAGTCGATTGAGCAGATTCAGGCACCGCCGGAGTCAATTTTGCTGGTTTCGCATTTGCACGGTCAGCTCATCCAATCAGAAAAACTCGCCGATCTGTGCCGGCAACGCAAATGGTTTTTGGTCGAGGACGCTTGTCAGGCGATGAGCGCGGGACGGATCAAACCAAACGCGGATGGCTCAACGGCTTTTGTGCCGGTCGGTTCTTTCGCGGATTGGACCACGTACAGCTTTGGCGGCAGCAAGCCTCTGACATGCGGCAACGGTGGTGCATTGGCGACCGAACACGAGGGCAAGTATCAAAAATTGAAGGGCATCGTCGATCGCCCGAGCGACACGTTTCCCATGTCACCACTGCAGTGTGCCGCGTTGTTACCGCAACTGGAATGGTTGGCCCAGTCCAATCGAATTCGATGTCACAACGCCCAGCGATTGAGCGAACTGGATTGGGCGTCGGTCGGATGTGCAGCGGTTTGGGACGAGGACCCGAATTTGATACGGGCTCCATACAAGTTTCCGGTGCTCGCGAAAAACGCTGAGATCCGAGCGAAGGTGATTCAGCAATTGCGAACAATTCAGCTGCCCTGCGGTGAAGGATTTCGGGCGATGCATCGAACGAGTGATCGCCGAAGCAGCAAACCGGTTTCGCTTGCCAATGCAGCCAACCTAAGCGAATCGCTGCTGGTCATCGACCATCGAGCCTTGCTGACGCCGGACGTTGCCGAACGTGTGGCGGGTTGTCTTTCCAAAATGGTGTGA
- the yajC gene encoding preprotein translocase subunit YajC: MLPSSDLFLTDLPRQANLLAFQLLAQDAAPAGESSILQRILENPLILPVGVVAIFYVTYFGPERRRRAEEAKMMSSMAKNDRVVTIGGIHGTIVSAAPDSETVTLKIDENGSTRIKVNRSAIVKIVGEPKNKPDNDSSD, from the coding sequence TTGTTGCCCTCTTCCGATCTGTTCTTAACCGATCTACCGCGGCAGGCAAACTTGCTCGCCTTTCAGTTGCTGGCACAGGACGCAGCGCCCGCTGGAGAGTCGTCGATTCTACAGCGAATTCTCGAAAACCCTCTGATTTTGCCTGTCGGCGTCGTGGCGATCTTCTACGTCACGTACTTCGGCCCGGAACGACGACGTCGTGCCGAGGAAGCAAAGATGATGTCTTCGATGGCCAAGAACGATCGCGTGGTCACAATCGGCGGCATCCACGGAACGATCGTTTCAGCAGCACCAGACAGTGAAACGGTGACGTTGAAGATCGACGAAAACGGTTCGACACGCATCAAAGTCAATCGGTCAGCCATCGTCAAAATCGTCGGCGAACCGAAAAACAAACCCGACAACGATTCGTCGGACTGA
- the secD gene encoding protein translocase subunit SecD, with product MDLSTLPDFCQSISAQWLAQTDAAVANEVSKGISIEQFLTLLSAAAVLILPFIVGNFLAKSLKMPTYGTRFGFILLAITASGVTLANKLPSLGIDLSGGTILVYELDPEKQAAVIESGGQRITSEDLVGPLTRRINPAGTQEIVIRPYGEQQIEIIIPEKDPDAVERIKGLVEEAGQLRFAILANQFDHQTLINEAIEQAESTQPGVATKDMVGSPEDSLYGIWARIGFEEKETDGIRPMLVPISGALARNPRTGAILNVPAEARVGDETVSVARWLQTQDFDNIEVLMVINPKLDILGEDLAYAASTFDEKGAPAVAFTLTDMGSGRFRALTTNNAPDGSRTRQLGIVLDDELLSAPSIQEPMNKNGRITGNFTRDQVDSLVQILKAGQLPATVTKQPIAENEVGATLGADTRTKGLYSIAISLGLVLVFILVYYRFAGVVACIALIMNMAMILATMVFINQPLTLPGLAGLVLTVGMSVDANVLIFERIREELSKGAKARMAIRNGFARATTTIIDANLTTLITAIVLYAIGTDQIRGFAVTLILGILYSMFTAIYVSRTIFDLAERRGFLSLGMSDGVNSIRSAFAGGGQFNFISKGKVTLTMSAILVVCGLAALFARGQSILDIDFAGGSSVQFRVDEPTKADEIREIMNKAVAASDNSSVQFTVNGVSMEGTEEGTVFKIDSSVERVEDLKRVIQEGFAASESVGLVTYSVDITPADLPGATPEDAAPEAEETSSSDPAEPSETSTSQWQSVDNGVMLVVAQADDDEEAAAEETNAEEAPETEADAAESDGPKMEAREFPGLAFSTSDISLGIKGADGVAVKNEEGLVDSIVAAAESAGVPINKDGIVVKPLGEDIEAWSPGSTLAFPKWRVQLPLGGDNAIKVMAEMEKQLDSDPVWISSSAVGARVAGDMISRAFGALFASLLCIIGYIWFRFQRVIYGFAAVVALLHDVAITLGAIAISYWVADALGFLLIDPFKISLTVVAALLTIIGYSLNDTIVVFDRIRETKGKAPRLTGEMINTSINQTLSRTLLTSLTTLIVVVLLYAFGGEGIHAFAFALVIGVIVGTYSSVFVASPVLLWLVERAEKKAANA from the coding sequence ATGGATCTTTCGACTCTCCCCGATTTTTGCCAATCGATTTCGGCACAGTGGCTCGCTCAAACCGACGCTGCCGTTGCCAACGAAGTCTCCAAGGGCATCAGCATCGAACAGTTCTTGACGCTGCTCAGCGCCGCAGCCGTCCTGATTCTGCCGTTCATTGTTGGCAACTTCTTGGCGAAATCCTTGAAGATGCCAACTTATGGCACTCGCTTCGGTTTCATCTTGCTCGCGATCACCGCCAGCGGCGTGACCCTTGCAAACAAGCTCCCCAGCCTCGGTATCGACCTGTCGGGCGGTACGATCTTGGTTTACGAACTGGATCCGGAAAAGCAAGCGGCTGTCATCGAAAGCGGAGGACAACGGATTACCAGTGAAGATTTGGTCGGTCCCCTTACCCGCCGAATCAACCCCGCGGGCACGCAAGAAATCGTCATTCGCCCCTATGGCGAACAACAAATCGAAATCATCATTCCCGAGAAAGATCCCGACGCGGTTGAACGCATCAAAGGCCTAGTCGAAGAAGCCGGACAACTCCGTTTCGCAATTTTGGCTAACCAGTTTGATCACCAAACGCTGATCAACGAAGCGATCGAACAAGCTGAGTCGACTCAGCCCGGCGTCGCGACCAAGGACATGGTTGGTTCACCAGAAGACTCGCTCTACGGCATCTGGGCTCGCATCGGATTCGAAGAAAAAGAAACTGATGGCATTCGTCCGATGCTGGTTCCAATCAGCGGTGCCTTGGCTCGCAACCCACGCACCGGTGCGATCCTGAACGTTCCAGCCGAAGCCCGAGTGGGCGATGAAACCGTTTCAGTCGCGAGATGGTTGCAGACCCAAGACTTCGACAACATCGAAGTCCTGATGGTGATCAACCCCAAGCTGGACATCCTGGGTGAAGACCTTGCTTACGCCGCCAGCACCTTCGATGAGAAGGGAGCCCCTGCGGTTGCCTTTACGTTGACCGACATGGGTTCCGGACGTTTCCGCGCCCTGACAACCAACAACGCTCCCGATGGTTCCCGCACTCGCCAATTGGGCATCGTGCTCGATGATGAGCTGCTTTCGGCTCCATCGATCCAAGAGCCCATGAACAAGAACGGTCGCATTACGGGTAACTTTACCCGCGATCAAGTCGACTCGTTGGTTCAAATCCTGAAGGCTGGCCAGTTGCCAGCCACCGTGACCAAGCAACCCATCGCTGAAAACGAAGTGGGTGCAACCTTGGGTGCGGACACCCGGACAAAGGGTCTGTACTCGATCGCAATTTCGCTTGGCTTGGTGCTCGTCTTTATCTTGGTCTACTACCGATTCGCCGGCGTCGTCGCCTGCATCGCATTGATCATGAACATGGCGATGATCTTGGCCACGATGGTCTTTATCAACCAACCGTTGACCCTGCCCGGTTTGGCCGGTTTGGTTTTGACGGTCGGTATGTCGGTCGACGCGAACGTTCTGATCTTCGAACGCATCCGAGAAGAACTGAGCAAGGGCGCGAAGGCTCGCATGGCGATTCGCAACGGTTTCGCTCGAGCGACCACGACGATCATCGATGCCAACCTGACCACACTGATCACCGCCATCGTTCTCTATGCGATCGGTACCGACCAAATCCGTGGCTTTGCCGTCACGTTGATCTTGGGCATCCTGTACTCGATGTTCACCGCCATTTACGTTTCGCGAACGATCTTCGACTTGGCCGAACGCCGCGGATTCTTGTCGCTCGGAATGTCCGATGGTGTGAACAGCATTCGCTCGGCTTTCGCCGGTGGTGGCCAGTTCAACTTCATCAGCAAAGGCAAGGTCACCCTGACCATGTCGGCCATCTTGGTCGTTTGCGGTCTCGCCGCCTTGTTCGCTCGCGGACAAAGCATCCTGGACATCGACTTCGCTGGTGGTTCCTCGGTTCAATTCCGAGTCGACGAGCCGACCAAGGCTGATGAAATTCGCGAGATCATGAACAAAGCCGTCGCCGCCTCCGACAACAGCTCGGTTCAATTCACGGTCAACGGAGTTTCAATGGAGGGAACCGAAGAAGGCACCGTCTTCAAAATCGACTCCTCGGTTGAACGAGTTGAAGACCTCAAACGAGTCATCCAAGAAGGCTTCGCTGCCTCCGAATCGGTTGGCTTGGTCACCTACAGCGTCGACATCACCCCCGCAGACCTGCCAGGTGCAACGCCGGAAGACGCCGCTCCTGAAGCGGAAGAAACAAGCTCGTCCGATCCTGCTGAACCATCCGAAACCTCGACCAGCCAATGGCAATCGGTGGACAACGGTGTGATGCTGGTCGTGGCTCAAGCAGACGACGACGAAGAAGCTGCTGCTGAAGAAACCAATGCCGAAGAAGCTCCGGAAACCGAAGCAGACGCTGCGGAATCAGACGGGCCCAAAATGGAAGCCCGTGAATTTCCCGGCCTCGCTTTCAGCACCTCCGACATCTCGCTCGGCATCAAGGGGGCCGATGGAGTCGCAGTCAAAAACGAAGAAGGCTTGGTCGACTCGATCGTGGCCGCTGCCGAATCCGCTGGCGTGCCAATCAACAAGGACGGCATTGTTGTCAAACCTCTCGGTGAAGACATCGAAGCCTGGTCACCGGGTTCGACTTTGGCGTTCCCGAAATGGCGTGTCCAATTGCCTCTCGGCGGTGACAACGCGATCAAGGTCATGGCTGAAATGGAAAAACAACTCGACAGCGATCCAGTTTGGATCAGCAGCAGTGCCGTTGGTGCTCGCGTCGCTGGCGATATGATCAGCCGTGCATTCGGAGCTCTGTTCGCTTCGCTGCTTTGCATCATCGGTTACATCTGGTTCCGATTCCAACGCGTCATCTACGGCTTCGCCGCTGTCGTCGCCTTGCTTCACGACGTCGCCATCACGCTCGGTGCGATCGCGATCAGCTACTGGGTTGCCGATGCACTTGGCTTCTTGCTGATCGACCCGTTCAAGATCTCGCTGACGGTTGTCGCCGCATTGCTGACAATCATCGGTTACTCGCTCAACGACACGATCGTGGTCTTTGACCGTATTCGTGAAACGAAGGGCAAAGCCCCACGCTTGACCGGCGAAATGATTAACACCAGCATCAACCAAACGCTCAGCCGAACGTTGCTGACATCGTTGACGACGTTGATCGTGGTCGTGCTGTTGTACGCCTTCGGCGGCGAAGGCATTCACGCCTTTGCGTTTGCTTTGGTGATCGGCGTCATCGTCGGTACCTACAGTAGCGTGTTCGTCGCCAGCCCCGTGCTTTTGTGGTTGGTGGAACGAGCCGAGAAAAAAGCAGCCAACGCTTGA